The following is a genomic window from bacterium.
AAAAAATTAATGATATTTTTGGTCACCCTGTTGGTGATGCTGTTCTAAAAAAACTTTCAAAGATTTTTAAGGATAGCGCCCGTAAAGTTGATATTGTTTTTAGATATGGCGGCGATGAATTTGCCATTATCTGTCCTATATCGGGAACACGCTCAGCGCGGATTTTTGCAGAGAGGTTGATAAAAACTATTAAAAAGAAACAACCCATATATAACGGGACTAAACTCGCCGTTACAGTAAGCGCAGGTATATGTAAATATACTTCTATATACTCCAGTATAGGAAAGATAGTGAGAGGAGCCGATAAGGCTCTTTATCTAGCCAAACAAAACGGCAGAAATCAAGTCTGCGTAGCAGAAGGATAACCACACGTTTTTTACTTGCTAAGCATATTCACTTTTTATATACTGTCTCTTTCAGGGCGGTTAGCTCAGTCTGGGAGAGCGCCTGCCTTACAAGCAGGATGTCACTGGTTCAAACCCAGTACCGCCCACCAGAAATGACAAAAGTGCAGCTTTTCTAAGGGGGCGTAGCTCAACTGGTTAGAGTACCAGATTGTCGATCTGGGTGTTGCGGGTTCGAGTCCCGTCGCTCCCGCCGGATAAGAAATTTTTGATTAAGGAGGGATAGGTATGCGTAGTGATTTGATGAAAAAAGGAATATCAAGAGCCCCTCATCGCTCTCTTTTGAAAGCCATGGGCTATAGCGACAGAGAACTTTTAAGACCCATCATAGGAATAGCAAATTCTTTTAATGAAATTATCCCCGGGCATATTCATCTTAATCAAATAGTTAAGGCTGTTAAAGCAGGCGTTTATATGGGTGGTGGAACACCTATGGAGTTTGGTGTGATTGGAGTATGTGACGGCATTGCAATGAATCATGAAGGCATGAAATATTCTCTGGGCTCTAGGGAGCTAATTGCAGACTCAATAGAAGTTATGGCAAAAGCGCACCCTTTTGACGGACTTGTGCTTGTTCCTAATTGTGACAAAATCGTTCCAGGTATGCTTATGGCAGCGCTCAGGTTAAATATTCCGGCAATCGTAATAAGCGGCGGGCCTATGATGGCAGGGAAGATTAGAAAAGAAGCAATAGATTTAATAAGTGTTTTTGAGGCGGTTGGAGCTGTGGCAGGCGGCAAGATGAGTGAAAAAGAGCTTCTTGAAATAGAAGAGAGGGCATGTCCAGGGTGTGGTTCCTGTTCAGGCATGTTCACTGCAAACTCAATGAACTGTCTTAGCGAAGCGTTAGGGTTTAGCTTGCCGGGAAATGGCACAATACCCGCTGTTGATGCCAGAAGAATAAGACTTGCCAAAGAAGCCGGGGAACAGATAGTCGAGCTCGTAAAGAAAAGTGTAAAGCCAAGAGACATTGCAACGCTTGACGCTTTTAAGAATGCAATAGCCGTAGAAATGGCGCTTGGCAGTTCAACTAATACAGTTCTCCATCTGCCAGCTATTGCAAATGAAGCTGGAATAGAGTTTGATCTTAGTCTTTTTGATAAAATAAGCAAAAAGGTGCCGAATCTATGCAGACTATCACCAGCAGGCAAATATCATCTTGAGGATCTTGATGAAGCTGGAGGAGTGCATGCAGTAATGGCAGAGATCAGTAAACTGGGAGTAATAAATAAGAAATGCTTAACAGTAACGACCAAGAAAGTTTCTGAGAATATTGCAGGATGCGAGATTCTCGATAAAGAAGTTATCCGACCAATAAGCAATCCTTATTCTAAACAAGGCGGGATTGCAATACTAAGAGGCAATTTAGCGCCTGATGGAGCTGTTGTTAAGCAGTCTGCTGTTAGTCCTAATATGATGAAGCATTCAGGGCCTGCAAGGGTTTTTGACTCTGAAGAAGAAGCTATGAAAGCTATAATGAATAAAAAAATCAGGAAGGGAGATATTATTGTTCTTCGTTATGAAGGGCCGAAGGGTGGTCCTGGAATGAGAGAAGGGCTTTCTCCTACTGCAGCGCTTGCAGGTATTGGACTTGCGGATAGTGTAGCTCTATTAACTGATGGAAGATTTTCAGGCGGCACGCGCGGGGCAGCTATTGGACATATATCTCCAGAAGCAGCTGAAGGCGGTCCATTGGCTATAGTGAAGGATGGAGATACTATTGAAATAGACATAACTCGCAGAAAACTAAATATTAAGTTAACTAATAAGGAAATTAGAGATAGATTGAGTAAATGGAAAAAGCCAGAACCAAAGATAAAGTCCGGATATATGTATAGGTATTCACAGATGGTATCTTCAGCAAGTTCCGGAGCAATATTTAGAAGGAGATGATATTTTGAAACTCAGTGGAGCAAAAATACTTATAGAAAGCTTAAAGGAAGAGAAGGTGGAGGTCATATTCGGCTTCCCGGGCGGTGTTCTGCTGGATGTATATGATGAACTATATGCAACAAAAGAGATCAGGCATATTCTGGTTAGGCATGAACAGG
Proteins encoded in this region:
- the ilvD gene encoding dihydroxy-acid dehydratase; amino-acid sequence: MRSDLMKKGISRAPHRSLLKAMGYSDRELLRPIIGIANSFNEIIPGHIHLNQIVKAVKAGVYMGGGTPMEFGVIGVCDGIAMNHEGMKYSLGSRELIADSIEVMAKAHPFDGLVLVPNCDKIVPGMLMAALRLNIPAIVISGGPMMAGKIRKEAIDLISVFEAVGAVAGGKMSEKELLEIEERACPGCGSCSGMFTANSMNCLSEALGFSLPGNGTIPAVDARRIRLAKEAGEQIVELVKKSVKPRDIATLDAFKNAIAVEMALGSSTNTVLHLPAIANEAGIEFDLSLFDKISKKVPNLCRLSPAGKYHLEDLDEAGGVHAVMAEISKLGVINKKCLTVTTKKVSENIAGCEILDKEVIRPISNPYSKQGGIAILRGNLAPDGAVVKQSAVSPNMMKHSGPARVFDSEEEAMKAIMNKKIRKGDIIVLRYEGPKGGPGMREGLSPTAALAGIGLADSVALLTDGRFSGGTRGAAIGHISPEAAEGGPLAIVKDGDTIEIDITRRKLNIKLTNKEIRDRLSKWKKPEPKIKSGYMYRYSQMVSSASSGAIFRRR